From a region of the Lepidochelys kempii isolate rLepKem1 chromosome 26, rLepKem1.hap2, whole genome shotgun sequence genome:
- the LOC140903602 gene encoding uncharacterized protein: MVRETVEQNPQQEDERVEPQGMLLQRCKGSVSRSCEQGKGSQGQHRPEKRQGNQLVQKVGIPVNYRGTHEGLKETMSQQRILTGERNNMGYECGKKCRRRSHLITRQRIHTRVSPCGCCKCGKTFTQHSHLILHQRIRTAEKPYECCECGKTFARRSGLIVHQRIHTGEKPNECSTLTEELSRSPSQRRSGRGVPKQLGHPSKQT, from the exons ATGGTGAGAGAGACTGTGGAGCAGAATCCTCAGCAGGAAGATGAACGAGTGGAACCGCAGGGGATGTTATTGCAAAGATGCAAAGGGAGTGTGTCCAGGAGTTGTGAGCAAGGAAAAGGCTCTCAGgggcagcacaggccagagaagcgTCAGGGAAACCAGCTGGTGCAGAAAGTTGGAATACCTGTTAATTATCGGGGAACTCACGAAGGCCTCAAGGAAACCATGTCCCAGCAGAGAATCCTGACAGGAGAGAGAAATAACATGGGCTATGAGTGTGGGAAAAAGTGCAGGAGGCGCTCACACCTTATTACCCGTCAGAGAATTCACACCAGAGTGAGCCCCTGTGGCTGCTGcaagtgtgggaaaaccttcactcaGCACTCACATCTTATTCTCCATCAGAGGATCCGCACAGCGgagaaaccctatgaatgctgtgagtgcgggaaaaccttcgcTCGGCGCTCAGGCCTTATCgtacatcagaggatccacacgggagagaaacccAACGAATGCT CTACTCTCACAGAGGAATTGTCCAGGAGCCCGAGCCAGAGGAGAAGTGGCCGAGGTGTACCTAAGCAGCTTGGACATCCTTCTAAGCAGACATGA